Proteins encoded by one window of bacterium:
- a CDS encoding mechanosensitive ion channel family protein → MESLSELLKQSAGMKSHMGHLVYTVFIILALWLIRKILVRIIMGQSDDAHTRYIWQKGLTYGVTFLGLFLIARIWFSGLAKLDTFLGLLSAGLAIAMKDVITNVIGWFFIMWVRPLEVGDRVQIGAYSGDVVDKSIFHITLMEIGNWVDADQSTGRIISIPNSFLFTMPLANFSKGFHFIWNEIPVLVTFESNWEKAKEILLSIALRHSAHLSSEAEKKVKEASKRFFIHYSKLTPIVYTNVKDCGILLTIRYLCEPRMRRGTQEGIWEDILAAFAKCDDIDFAYPTTRFYDNIREGKPGKEPSAQTGASPDSA, encoded by the coding sequence AAGCCTGAGTGAACTGCTGAAGCAATCTGCCGGCATGAAGTCCCATATGGGGCATCTCGTTTATACGGTATTCATAATTCTTGCCCTGTGGCTCATCCGTAAAATCCTCGTGCGAATCATCATGGGCCAGTCCGACGACGCCCACACCCGCTATATCTGGCAGAAAGGGTTAACCTACGGCGTCACCTTTTTAGGCCTGTTTTTAATCGCGCGTATCTGGTTCAGCGGACTGGCGAAACTCGATACTTTTCTCGGTCTCCTGTCAGCCGGTCTCGCCATTGCCATGAAGGATGTCATCACGAATGTCATCGGGTGGTTTTTCATCATGTGGGTGCGGCCGCTCGAAGTGGGCGACCGGGTGCAGATAGGCGCATATTCCGGTGATGTGGTCGACAAGAGTATATTTCACATTACGCTCATGGAAATCGGTAACTGGGTGGATGCCGACCAGAGCACCGGGAGAATCATCAGCATACCGAATTCTTTCCTGTTCACCATGCCCCTCGCAAATTTCAGCAAGGGTTTCCATTTTATCTGGAACGAAATCCCTGTGCTTGTAACCTTTGAAAGCAACTGGGAGAAGGCAAAGGAGATACTGCTCAGCATCGCACTCAGACATTCGGCGCATCTCTCCTCGGAAGCCGAAAAAAAGGTCAAGGAAGCGAGCAAGCGTTTTTTCATACACTATTCCAAGTTGACCCCGATCGTCTATACCAATGTGAAAGACTGCGGAATACTGCTCACAATCCGGTATCTCTGCGAACCCAGAATGCGCCGTGGTACACAGGAAGGAATCTGGGAGGATATCCTCGCTGCTTTTGCGAAATGCGACGACATCGATTTCGCCTATCCCACCACCAGATTCTACGATAATATCCGTGAGGGAAAACCGGGGAAAGAACCCTCCGCCCAAACCGGCGCATCTCCCGACTCAGCGTAA
- a CDS encoding outer membrane protein assembly factor BamE, protein MTVSKKTLCMVSIMTAVLFVFAYGCATVGHDFSADAVSKIVIGKTTREDIGSLFGPPWRTGIEDGKKTWTYGYYKYRLFGTSTTRDLVVRFDSKGVVTSYTFNTTDMIE, encoded by the coding sequence ATGACAGTTTCGAAAAAAACGCTGTGCATGGTATCGATCATGACCGCGGTACTGTTTGTCTTCGCGTACGGCTGTGCGACAGTCGGCCATGATTTTTCCGCCGATGCCGTTTCAAAAATCGTCATAGGAAAAACGACAAGGGAGGATATCGGCAGCCTCTTCGGGCCGCCGTGGAGGACAGGCATCGAGGACGGTAAAAAAACATGGACGTACGGGTATTACAAGTATCGCCTGTTCGGCACATCGACGACACGCGATCTCGTTGTCAGATTCGATTCAAAGGGCGTTGTTACATCGTATACGTTCAACACGACGGATATGATCGAATGA
- a CDS encoding DUF362 domain-containing protein: protein MKQYVNNRRDFLKTASTGVIGAGMASGLLLSVPEAYGAQEKVKIAVVHNEKAITARNECDPKQSALMIENALLTLTGKQKPAEAWAALGVTKDDVVGIKVNCNAAGFNLYAHPELVYALCDSLSAVVRPNNIIIYERYTGELTRSGYRENKGTTGVRCFGADQGGGFHPKEGLTRIITDTCTKLINVPTLKAFGGEFVGSLCLKNHIGSLPPGEMSRCHGNTDFLNNVSSQPSIKNKTVLALCDGLRGTYRRSDPWYWGGIIASSDPVAVEYTALQIVNEKLKVEKASPNALPSYVKMAETTYQLGTCDPAKMDVQRTEM, encoded by the coding sequence ATGAAACAGTATGTCAATAACCGCAGGGACTTTCTCAAAACGGCTTCAACGGGCGTTATCGGCGCGGGCATGGCATCGGGCCTCCTGTTATCTGTACCCGAAGCGTACGGAGCACAGGAGAAAGTCAAAATCGCGGTTGTGCACAATGAAAAAGCCATCACAGCCCGTAACGAGTGCGATCCGAAACAATCTGCGCTCATGATTGAAAATGCGCTTCTCACCCTTACGGGTAAACAGAAACCCGCGGAAGCATGGGCGGCTCTCGGCGTCACCAAAGATGATGTGGTGGGAATCAAAGTGAACTGCAATGCGGCGGGATTCAATCTCTATGCACATCCGGAGCTCGTGTATGCGCTCTGCGACAGCCTCTCCGCTGTCGTACGGCCCAATAACATCATCATCTACGAGCGGTACACCGGGGAACTGACCCGCTCCGGCTACCGTGAGAACAAAGGTACGACCGGAGTCCGCTGCTTCGGCGCCGACCAGGGGGGCGGCTTCCACCCGAAAGAAGGGCTGACCCGTATTATCACCGACACCTGCACGAAACTCATCAATGTTCCCACACTCAAGGCCTTCGGAGGCGAATTCGTCGGGAGCCTCTGCCTTAAAAACCACATCGGATCGCTGCCTCCCGGCGAGATGTCACGGTGCCATGGGAACACGGACTTCCTCAACAATGTCAGTTCCCAGCCGAGCATAAAGAACAAGACCGTACTGGCACTGTGCGACGGTCTCCGGGGGACCTATCGCCGGAGCGATCCCTGGTACTGGGGTGGTATAATCGCGAGCAGCGACCCGGTCGCTGTGGAGTATACAGCCCTCCAGATAGTCAATGAGAAGCTGAAGGTAGAAAAAGCATCCCCCAATGCACTGCCGTCCTACGTTAAAATGGCTGAAACCACCTACCAGCTCGGTACCTGCGATCCGGCGAAGATGGATGTTCAGCGAACGGAAATGTAA